Sequence from the Pseudomonas frederiksbergensis genome:
TTGACGGGCTTTTGCAGGTTAACACCGGGACTTCTTGCAAAAAGACGGTGCAATATATGGAAACAGATCCACCCAAGCGTGACGGCAAGCCCTGGCGCAGCGTCCCGATAGGAGTGGCTTGAACCTGGTACTTGGTAAACCACACTCCAGCGCCCGCAGAGGCGCCCCCTTGAAACTGCTGCCTTGAACCGTGAGAACGTTATGGAACCCGGAAACGCCCAGCTGTCGATGACGGTGTTGATGACCCCCGATATGGCCAACTTCTCTGGCAATGTCCATGGCGGCACCTTGCTCAAGTACCTGGATGAAGTGGCCTACGCTTGTGCCAGCCGTTACGCCGGCCGATACGTGGTGACCCTATCGGTAGACCAGGTGATTTTTCGCGAGCCAATTCATGTCGGCGAGTTGGTGACCTTCCTGGCGTCGGTGAACTACACCGGCAACACGTCGATGGAAGTGGGCATCAAAGTCGTGACCGAGAACATTCGTGAGCGCTCGGTTCGCCATACCAATAGCTGTTTCTTCACCATGGTTGCGGTGGACGACCAGCGCAAGCCCGCCCCCGTCCCGCCGCTGCAACCGCAGAACAGCGAAGAGAAACGCCGTTACGAACAAGCGCAGCAACGCCGCCAGATTCGCCAGGAACTGGAAAGGCGCTATCAGGAAATCAAGGCGGACGGGCCTTAACCAGCCGCCGCGAGCCTTGTGGGAGCGAACTCGCTCCCACGGGGAGTTCCATCGATCAAAGGCTGATCGGCGTGGCTTCGAAGCGCACGCGCGGATGGGCGATGCGGTCCTGGGCGCGGACCAACTGTAATTCGTAACTCGCACACGCCTGGGTTTCCAGCAGCACTTCATGCACGGCCGCAGCGGTGAACTCGAATGCCGCCACCAGGCTGTCCCCCAACAGTATCCGTGCCAGGAACAACCCCGACGTCAGGTCGCCGACCCCAACAGGTTGGCGCGGGAACGCCAGCAAGGGACGGCGCAGGTGCCATCTGCCTTCAGCCGTTACCAACAGCATCTCGAAGCTGTCTTCGGGCTTGCCGGGATAAGCCAGGTGCTTGACCAGCACGACTTTCGGGCCACGGGCCAATAGCGCACGGGCCATGGCCAGGCAATCGAGCAATGATTGCGCCTTGCGACCGCAGAAGCTATCCAGCTCCAGTTGGTTCGGGCACATGATGTCAGCCACGACAGCGGCTTCTTCCAGCAGGAACTCGCTCACCTCGGGCGCGACAATGCAGCCCTTCTCCGCGTGCCCCATGACCGGGTCACACAGATACAACGCCTTGGGGTTGCAACGCTTGATCCGCGCCACACCCGCCAGGATGGCTTGTCCCTGGGCTGCACTACCCAGATAACCGGACAGCACCGCATCGCAATTGCCCAGCTCGCCAATGGCCGCGATACCCTCTACCAACAGCGGTATCTGCGCCGGCGCGAGCACTTCTCCGGCCCATTGCCCGTATTGCGTGTGATTGGAAAACTGCACGGTATTGAGAGGCCACACGTTGACGCCGACCCGCTGCATCGGGAACACGGCGGCACTGTTGCCGGCATGACCGAATATCACATGGGACTGGATGGCAAGCAGATGAGGCGTACGTTTCATGCGGGAAATTTCCGTAAAACGAATGAAATTCAAGCCGCGCAGTATGCGACTAAACACAGCCTGTACGACAGACCGGCGACACAGTTAAGCTGAGGGCAACTTGTTGGAGCACTTTGTTCATGCTGACCCTTGGAAACATCTTCGTGCTGATGCTGCTGGCTACCGGCGGCGCCTGGCTGTGGCATAACCATGGCTTGCGCGAGCGGGCCTTGGCGCGGGTCATGCAACATTGTGCCAACCTGAAAATCGAACTGCTGGACGGCAACGTGGCCCTGCGCAAGATTGGATTCGTCAAGGACGCCAGTGGGCGGCGGCGCCTGGCGCGTATCTATAACTTCGAATTCACGGTGACAGGCGAAACCCGTCATTGCGGCACCGTCACTCAGTTCGGTGCCCACAGCGTACAGATCGAACTGGCCCCCTATCCGATGCCGTTCGAAGAGGCCCCGCCTACGCCGATTGAACCGGTCCAGACGCGGCCCAGGGCTGAGGTTATCGAGCTGAGCCAGTGGCGCCAGGAACACAATAAATGGAAGCCTTGAAACGAGGCTGATTCAGGCACACCGAGCGCTCATCAGGCCCGCTTGCAGGCGATCGATGTCTTGCGGCTGATCGAAAATCAGCTCGATCCGTGAGTCCTCACGCCACTCACTCGCTTGCCACTCCAGCGCCGCCCCCTCCAGGGCATTGGCTGAAACCCAACCGTCGACGCTGTGGATAACCATCTTCGCGCGTTTCCAGTCCTGGTCTTGTAGCCAACGCACCAGCGCCGCCGCGTCGAACTGTTGGCTGGGGTGCCAGCGC
This genomic interval carries:
- a CDS encoding acyl-CoA thioesterase, translated to MEPGNAQLSMTVLMTPDMANFSGNVHGGTLLKYLDEVAYACASRYAGRYVVTLSVDQVIFREPIHVGELVTFLASVNYTGNTSMEVGIKVVTENIRERSVRHTNSCFFTMVAVDDQRKPAPVPPLQPQNSEEKRRYEQAQQRRQIRQELERRYQEIKADGP
- a CDS encoding DUF3301 domain-containing protein, with protein sequence MLTLGNIFVLMLLATGGAWLWHNHGLRERALARVMQHCANLKIELLDGNVALRKIGFVKDASGRRRLARIYNFEFTVTGETRHCGTVTQFGAHSVQIELAPYPMPFEEAPPTPIEPVQTRPRAEVIELSQWRQEHNKWKP
- the pdxY gene encoding pyridoxal kinase PdxY — its product is MKRTPHLLAIQSHVIFGHAGNSAAVFPMQRVGVNVWPLNTVQFSNHTQYGQWAGEVLAPAQIPLLVEGIAAIGELGNCDAVLSGYLGSAAQGQAILAGVARIKRCNPKALYLCDPVMGHAEKGCIVAPEVSEFLLEEAAVVADIMCPNQLELDSFCGRKAQSLLDCLAMARALLARGPKVVLVKHLAYPGKPEDSFEMLLVTAEGRWHLRRPLLAFPRQPVGVGDLTSGLFLARILLGDSLVAAFEFTAAAVHEVLLETQACASYELQLVRAQDRIAHPRVRFEATPISL